In the Sarcophilus harrisii chromosome 3, mSarHar1.11, whole genome shotgun sequence genome, one interval contains:
- the LOC116422532 gene encoding transcription initiation factor TFIID subunit 4-like: MTPAGGRARPAAGLARRVSPASLPGALVREPSLPLCSAVPSESHCPEKDSSPRLRSPPARGASWSWVPAAPAPAAAPTPAAAATALSPHPNTPARSGAGRGRGGGGGGREGATSSEVTRCHLKGSGAGLGRGADSTPSRDRDRYSYGK, from the exons ATGACACCGGCAGGGGGGCGCGCGCGCCCAGCGGCTGGACTGGCACGCAGGGTCAGCCCTGCATCCCTCCCTGGCGCCCTGGTTCGGGAGCCCTCTCTTCCCTTGTGCTCGGCTGTTCCGTCAGAAAGCCATTGCCCCGAGAAAGACTCGTCCCCGCGGTTGCGATCGCCGCCGGCCAGGGGCGCCTCGTGGTCCTGGGTGc CCGCTGCTCCTGCTCCTGCGGCTGCTCCCACTcctgccgccgccgccaccgcgcTCTCTCCTCATCCCAACACGCCAGCCCGgagcggggcggggcgggggcggggcgggggcgggggcgggcgAGAAGGAGCCACCTCCTCCGAGGTGACCCGCTGTCACCTGAAAGGATCGGGGGCTGGGCTAGGCCGCGGCGCTGACAGCACCCCCAGCCGAGACCGAGACCGCTACTCCTATGGAAAATAA